The following coding sequences are from one Gopherus flavomarginatus isolate rGopFla2 chromosome 23, rGopFla2.mat.asm, whole genome shotgun sequence window:
- the DLG4 gene encoding disks large homolog 4 isoform X2: MCLCVKYRYQDEDSPPLEQSPAHLPNQVKAPELVHVSEKNLSQIENVHGYVAHSHVSPMKANSPPVIVNTDTLEAPAYVNGTEGEMEYEEITLERGNSGLGFSIAGGTDNPHIGDDPSIFITKIIPGGAAAQDGRLRVNDSILFVNDVDVREVTHSTAVEALKEAGSIVRLYVMRRKALAEKVMEVKLIKGPKGLGFSIAGGVGNQHIPGDNSIYVTKIIEGGAAHKDGRLQIGDKILAVNNVSLEDVMHEDAVAALKNTYDVVYLKVAKPTNMYLNDSYAPPDITTSYSQHLDNEISHQSYLGTDYPQAMTPTSPRRYSPIPKEMMGEEDIPREPRRIIIHRGSTGLGFNIVGGEDGEGIFISFILAGGPADLSGELRKGDQILSVNGVDLRNATHEQAAIALKNAGQTVTIIAQYKPDEYSRFEAKIHDLREQLMNSSLGSGTASLRSNPKRGFYIRALFDYDKTKDCGFLSQALSFRFGDVLHVVDASDDEWWQARRVHPDGEGDEIGFVPSKRRVERREWTRLKAKDRVPGSGSQGREDSVLSYESVMQMEVHYARPIIILGPTKDRANDDLLSEFPDKFGSCVPHTTRPKREYEVDGRDYHFVASREKMEKDIQGHKFIEAGQYNSHLYGTSVQSVREVAEQGKHCILDVSANAVRRLQAAQLHPIAIFIRPRSLENILEISKRITEEQARKAFDRAMKLEQEFTECFSAIVEGESFEEIYHKIKRIIEELSGPYIWIPARERL, from the exons GCGAATTCTCCGCCCGTCATCGTCAATACGGACACGCTGGAGGCGCCGGCCTAT GTGAACGGGACGGAGGGGGAGATGGAGTACGAAGAAATCACGTTAGAACGG GGTAACTCCGGGCTGGGGTTCAGCATTGCCGGGGGGACGGACAACCCCCACATTGGGGACGACCCCAGCATCTTCATCACGAAAATCATCCCGGGGGGGGCAGCGGCTCAGGACGGCCGCCTCAG GGTGAACGACAGCATCCTGTTTGTGAACGACGTGGACGTGCGAGAGGTGACGCACAGCACGGCGGTGGAGGCGCTGAAGGAAGCCGGCTCCATCGTCCGCCTCTACGTCATGCGGCGTAAGGCCCTGGCCGAGAAGGTCATGGAGGTGAAGCTCATCAAGGGGCCCAAAG gTCTGGGGTTCAGCATCGCGGGGGGCGTCGGGAACCAGCACATCCCGGGGGACAACAGCATCTACGTCACCAAGATCATCGAGGGGGGGGCCGCCCACAAGGACGGGCGCCTCCAGATCGGGGACAAGATCCTGGCG GTGAACAACGTCAGCCTGGAGGACGTGATGCACGAGGACGCCGTGGCCGCGCTGAAAAACACGTACGACGTCGTCTACCTGAAGGTGGCGAAACCCACCAACATGTACCTCAACGACTCCTACGCCCCACCCGACATCACCACCT CGTACTCCCAGCATCTGGACAATGAAATCAGCCACCAGAGTTACCTGGGGACTGACTACCCACAAGCCAtgacccccacctccccccggcgctactcccccatccccaaggaGATGATGGGGGAAGAGGACATACCCAG GGAACCCCGCCGGATCATCATCCACCGCGGCTCGACGGGCCTGGGATTCAACATTGTCGGGGGTGAGGATGGCGAAGGAATCTTCATCTCCTTCATCCTGGCAGGGGGGCCGGCTGACCTGAGTGGGGAGCTGCGGAAAGGGGACCAGATCCTCTCG GTGAACGGGGTGGATCTCAGGAACGCAACCCATGAGCAGGCTGCCATCGCTCTGAAAAACGCTGGGCAGACGGTGACGATCATCGCACAGTATAAACCTGACG agtACAGCCGCTTCGAGGCCAAAATCCACGACCTGCGGGAGCAGCTGATGAACAGCAGCCTGGGCTCCGGGACGGCGTCGCTCCGCAGCAATCCCAAGCGAGGCTTTTATATCCG GGCGCTGTTCGACTACGACAAGACGAAGGACTGCGGGTTCCTGAGCCAGGCGCTGAGTTTCCGCTTCGGGGACGTGCTGCACGTGGTGGACGCCTCGGACGACGAGTGGTGGCAGGCGCGGCGGGTCCACCCTGACGGGGAGGGGGACGAGATCGGCTTTGTGCCCAGCAAGAGACG GGTGGAGCGCCGGGAGTGGACGCGGTTAAAGGCCAAG gATCGGGTGCCAGGATCGGGCTCTCAAG GTCGGGAAGATTCAGTGCTGAGCTACGAGAGTGTGATGCAGATGGAAG tgcactACGCTCGCCCCATTATCATCCTGGGGCCCACGAAGGACCGAGCGAATGACGATCTGCTCTCCGAGTTCCCCGACAAGTTCGGCTCCTGCGTCCCCC ACACCACGCGGCCGAAGCGGGAGTACGAGGTGGACGGGCGGGACTATCACTTCGTGGCCTCGCGGGAGAAGATGGAGAAGGACATCCAGGGCCACAAGTTCATCGAGGCCGGACAGTACAACAGCCACCTGTACGGGACCAGCGTCCAGTCCGTGCGCGAGGTGGCCGAGCAG ggcAAACACTGCATCCTGGACGTCTCGGCCAACGCCGTGCGGCGGCTCCAGGCCGCCCAGCTCCACCCGATCGCCATCTTCATCCGGCCCCGGTCCCTGGAGAACATCCT agagatcaGCAAGCGGATAACAGAGGAGCAGGCACGAAAAGCCTTCGACCGCGCCATGAAACTGGAACAGGAATTCACAGAGTGCTTCTCGG CCATCGTCGAAGGCGAGAGTTTCGAGGAGATCTACCACAAAATCAAGCGGATTATCGAGGAACTTTCGGGGCCGTACATCTGGATCCCGGCCCGGGAGAGACTTTAG